A single genomic interval of Desulfovibrio sp. X2 harbors:
- a CDS encoding LutB/LldF family L-lactate oxidation iron-sulfur protein, whose amino-acid sequence MSTGSKDFARRSREALANTDQRRTITDAAALFSSLRERAFGQWSEAETRLANAASARLRALTHLPDLLVQAEAEVTRNGGTVHWAGSADEARSIILSIAREKGVKSVVKGKSMVTEEIGLNPALEAEGMEVFETDLGEYIVQLAHEPPSHIIAPALHKSRRDVAELFARTLGETGEEPEELTAIARKRLRRAFLEADMGITGVNFVIAESGVVGLLENEGNIRASTTCPRVHVALMGLEKVVATAEDAVDVLQVLPRSCTGQAMPAYFSLLGGPRRPGESDGPEEFHLVILDNGRSRIHSDPLLMGALACVRCGGCVNSCPVYQRIGGHAYGATYSGPIGILLSSLLDGGEAHAELPGACTTCGACAEVCPVGVNHPRLIIELRRRMREEGEQGGCGAISTLMGKAFAFAAKHPALFTMGASSLRAVDPELKKLSRLSPLRGAAATRSLPSLREPFAKRWPSLRKSLDEDKS is encoded by the coding sequence ATGAGCACGGGCAGCAAGGATTTCGCCCGGCGCAGCCGCGAGGCCCTGGCGAACACCGACCAGCGCCGCACCATCACCGACGCGGCGGCGCTCTTCTCCTCCCTGCGCGAGCGCGCCTTCGGGCAGTGGAGCGAGGCCGAGACGCGGCTGGCCAACGCCGCCTCGGCCCGGCTCCGCGCCCTGACGCATCTGCCCGACCTGCTGGTGCAGGCCGAGGCCGAGGTGACGCGCAACGGCGGCACGGTGCACTGGGCCGGGAGCGCGGACGAGGCCCGCTCGATCATCCTCTCCATCGCCCGCGAGAAGGGCGTGAAGAGCGTGGTCAAGGGCAAGTCCATGGTCACGGAGGAGATCGGCCTGAACCCGGCGCTCGAGGCCGAGGGGATGGAGGTCTTCGAGACGGACCTCGGCGAGTACATCGTGCAGCTGGCCCACGAGCCGCCCTCGCACATCATCGCGCCCGCGCTGCACAAGTCGCGGCGCGACGTGGCCGAGCTCTTCGCGCGCACGCTCGGCGAGACGGGCGAGGAGCCCGAGGAGCTGACGGCCATCGCGCGCAAGAGGCTGCGCCGGGCCTTCCTGGAAGCGGACATGGGCATCACGGGGGTCAACTTCGTGATCGCCGAGAGCGGTGTGGTGGGGCTGCTCGAGAACGAGGGCAACATCCGCGCCTCCACCACCTGCCCGCGCGTGCACGTGGCCCTCATGGGGCTGGAGAAGGTGGTGGCCACGGCCGAGGACGCCGTGGACGTGCTGCAGGTCCTGCCGCGCAGCTGCACGGGCCAGGCCATGCCCGCCTACTTCTCCCTGCTCGGCGGCCCGCGCCGCCCGGGGGAGAGCGACGGGCCCGAGGAATTCCACCTGGTCATCCTGGACAACGGCCGCAGCCGCATCCATTCCGACCCGCTGCTCATGGGCGCCCTGGCCTGCGTGCGCTGCGGCGGCTGCGTGAACTCCTGCCCGGTCTACCAGCGCATCGGCGGCCACGCCTACGGCGCCACCTATTCCGGCCCCATCGGCATCCTCCTGTCCTCGCTCCTGGACGGGGGCGAGGCCCACGCGGAGCTGCCCGGCGCCTGCACCACCTGCGGCGCCTGCGCCGAGGTCTGCCCGGTGGGCGTGAACCATCCCCGGCTGATCATCGAGCTGCGCCGCCGCATGCGCGAGGAAGGCGAGCAGGGCGGCTGCGGGGCGATCTCCACCCTGATGGGCAAGGCCTTCGCCTTCGCGGCGAAACACCCGGCCCTCTTCACCATGGGCGCTTCGTCGCTGCGCGCGGTGGACCCGGAGCTGAAGAAGCTCTCGCGCCTTTCCCCGCTGCGCGGCGCCGCCGCCACGCGCTCCCTGCCGTCGCTGCGCGAGCCCTTCGCCAAGCGCTGGCCGTCGCTGCGCAAGAGCCTGGACGAGGACAAGTCATGA
- a CDS encoding (Fe-S)-binding protein, giving the protein MTVHLFVPCLVEHLAPEIAEDTARVLARAGCEPVLPSGQTCCGQPLYKSGSHAEARELARRFISLFESARCVVAPSGSCVTMVRKGYQELFRDDPAWLERARAMGAKTFELTEFLVRTLGRLDFGARFPAKVAFHDSCQVGRALDNHDSGPALLARVRELTLVPLARPETCCGFGGQFAFEHPEISATLAGEKLDDALSAGATHVVTAEPSCLLNLRGTIQRGGMPLKALHIAQVLARRLSGADESEGGRA; this is encoded by the coding sequence GTGACAGTCCATCTTTTCGTTCCCTGCCTGGTGGAGCATCTGGCTCCGGAAATCGCCGAGGACACGGCGCGGGTCCTCGCCCGCGCGGGCTGCGAGCCCGTGCTGCCCTCGGGCCAGACCTGCTGCGGCCAGCCCCTGTACAAGTCCGGCTCCCATGCCGAGGCCAGGGAGCTCGCGCGGCGCTTCATTTCCCTGTTCGAATCCGCCCGGTGCGTGGTGGCGCCTTCGGGCTCGTGCGTGACCATGGTGCGCAAGGGCTACCAGGAGCTTTTCCGCGACGATCCCGCCTGGCTCGAGCGCGCGCGGGCCATGGGCGCGAAGACGTTCGAGCTGACGGAGTTCCTGGTCAGGACGCTCGGGCGGCTGGATTTCGGGGCGCGCTTCCCGGCCAAGGTGGCGTTCCACGATTCCTGCCAGGTGGGCCGGGCGCTCGACAACCACGACTCGGGCCCGGCGCTGCTGGCGCGGGTGCGCGAGCTGACCCTGGTGCCGCTCGCGCGGCCCGAGACCTGCTGCGGCTTCGGCGGCCAGTTCGCCTTCGAGCATCCCGAGATTTCCGCGACCCTGGCCGGGGAGAAGCTGGACGACGCGCTCAGCGCGGGCGCCACGCACGTGGTCACGGCCGAGCCGAGCTGTCTCCTGAACCTGCGGGGCACCATCCAGCGCGGCGGCATGCCGCTGAAGGCCCTGCACATCGCCCAGGTGCTGGCGCGCAGGCTCTCAGGCGCGGACGAGAGCGAAGGAGGCAGGGCATGA
- a CDS encoding LUD domain-containing protein has translation MNAAESTARENILTRLRRARHAGAPERRAVEPEAAAAALADDREGQAGRVARLEEELKKLTARFVRVTTPREAREAVAALAAEHGAASAVAWDHPLLAALDLPEALAQAGARLLHPREGEEGAACGACGTVACAAEAAVGLTAVDAAIASTGTLVLAAGPGRPRAASLLPPLHVAVVRADQIVAGLDDLPGVLARLRDEDGLPPSGVFCISGPSCTADIELVKVFGVHGPTRLAVVCLDFSA, from the coding sequence ATGAACGCCGCTGAAAGCACGGCCCGCGAGAACATACTGACGCGCCTGCGCCGCGCCCGCCATGCCGGGGCGCCCGAGCGCCGCGCCGTGGAGCCCGAGGCCGCGGCCGCCGCCCTGGCCGACGACCGCGAGGGGCAGGCCGGGCGCGTGGCCCGCCTGGAAGAGGAATTGAAGAAGCTCACGGCCCGCTTCGTGCGCGTGACCACCCCGCGCGAGGCGCGCGAGGCAGTGGCCGCGCTGGCCGCGGAGCACGGCGCCGCGAGCGCCGTGGCCTGGGACCATCCGCTGCTCGCGGCCCTGGACCTGCCCGAGGCCCTGGCCCAGGCGGGCGCGCGGCTGCTGCATCCCCGCGAGGGAGAGGAGGGCGCTGCGTGCGGCGCCTGCGGGACCGTCGCCTGCGCCGCCGAGGCCGCAGTGGGGCTGACCGCCGTGGACGCGGCCATCGCCTCCACCGGCACCCTGGTCCTGGCCGCGGGGCCGGGCCGTCCGCGCGCCGCCTCCCTGCTGCCGCCGCTGCACGTGGCCGTGGTCCGCGCGGACCAGATCGTGGCCGGGCTGGACGACCTGCCCGGCGTGCTGGCGAGGCTGCGCGACGAGGACGGCCTGCCGCCCTCCGGCGTCTTCTGCATCTCCGGGCCCAGCTGCACGGCGGACATCGAGCTGGTCAAGGTCTTCGGCGTGCACGGCCCGACCAGGCTCGCGGTCGTCTGCCTGGACTTCTCGGCGTAG
- a CDS encoding methyl-accepting chemotaxis protein has protein sequence MKNMKLGAKLLGGFLAVALVVAAVGYIGLQGVGTLNSSVHRIGLEQLPTVQNMLEIEFQISRIQTAMRTLMSPALSSQDRARQYDNIAAARKDYRQAVQEYEAEPKSAAEAAEWESIKQVIAKAVAANEKATALSGRLGELDILDPAKLIADLNSFRGDHLKLESEVSLLLFAGQRFEGGDDPTACRFGRWLAGFKTSNPQLAALVQRIRGPHDAFHAAVGEIKQAQAAGQAAKAQEIFKTRMLPAAAQVMAVFGEMTQLAQQAADTYDQMNTIIMGESRTSMAEAFKRLSTLAGQVVSGAQDRVHESVAAGTTARNMMVGGIGIGLLAAVLLGIFLTRAVTGPVRKGVDFAKALAGGDFTSRLDIDQKDEIGILAKALNDMADRIGQVVAEVRGGAENVASGSQELSASSETLSQGATEQAASVEEISSSMEEMASNIRQNAENARQTEKIALQSAKDAEEGGHAVTETVSAMKEIAEKISIIEEIARQTNLLALNAAIEAARAGEHGKGFAVVAAEVRKLAERSGQAAGEISELSGRSVEVAEKAGSMLVKMVPDIKRTADLVQEIAAASAEQDAGAEQINKAVQQLDKVVQQNASGAEEVASTSEELSSQAEQLQASMEFFHISEQTARRPAARALPAARKGSSPGRAAAQPSASSGRKNTKGLQGVRLELGEGDDDDGFEHF, from the coding sequence AGCGGTCGGCTACATCGGTCTGCAGGGGGTGGGCACCCTGAACTCGAGCGTGCATCGGATCGGCCTCGAGCAGCTGCCGACGGTGCAGAACATGCTCGAGATCGAGTTCCAGATCTCGCGCATCCAGACCGCCATGCGTACCCTCATGAGCCCGGCCCTGAGCAGCCAGGACCGGGCCCGCCAGTACGACAACATCGCCGCTGCGCGGAAGGACTACCGCCAGGCGGTCCAGGAGTATGAGGCCGAGCCCAAGAGCGCAGCCGAGGCCGCCGAGTGGGAGAGCATCAAGCAGGTCATCGCCAAGGCAGTGGCCGCCAACGAGAAGGCCACCGCCCTGTCCGGGCGCCTGGGCGAGCTCGACATCCTCGATCCCGCCAAGCTCATCGCCGACCTCAACTCCTTCCGCGGCGACCACCTGAAGCTCGAGAGCGAGGTCTCCCTGCTCCTGTTCGCCGGGCAGCGCTTCGAGGGAGGCGACGACCCCACGGCCTGCCGCTTCGGCCGCTGGCTGGCCGGCTTCAAGACCAGCAACCCGCAGCTGGCCGCGCTCGTGCAGCGCATCCGCGGCCCGCACGACGCCTTCCACGCCGCGGTGGGCGAGATCAAGCAGGCCCAGGCCGCCGGACAGGCCGCCAAGGCCCAGGAAATCTTCAAGACCCGCATGCTCCCGGCAGCCGCCCAGGTCATGGCCGTCTTCGGCGAGATGACCCAGCTGGCCCAGCAGGCGGCCGACACCTACGACCAGATGAACACCATCATCATGGGCGAGTCGCGGACCTCCATGGCCGAGGCCTTCAAACGCCTCAGCACCCTGGCCGGCCAGGTCGTGAGCGGGGCCCAGGACAGGGTGCACGAGTCCGTCGCCGCGGGCACCACCGCCAGGAACATGATGGTCGGGGGCATCGGCATCGGCCTGCTCGCCGCCGTGCTGCTCGGCATCTTCCTCACCCGGGCCGTGACCGGCCCGGTCAGGAAGGGCGTGGACTTCGCCAAGGCGCTGGCGGGAGGCGACTTCACCTCGCGCCTGGACATCGACCAGAAGGACGAGATCGGCATCCTCGCCAAGGCGCTGAACGACATGGCCGACCGCATCGGCCAGGTCGTGGCCGAGGTGCGCGGCGGGGCGGAGAACGTGGCCTCGGGCAGCCAGGAGCTCTCCGCCTCCTCCGAGACCCTCTCCCAGGGCGCCACGGAGCAGGCCGCGAGCGTGGAGGAGATCTCCTCGTCCATGGAGGAGATGGCCTCCAACATCCGCCAGAATGCCGAGAACGCCCGGCAGACCGAGAAGATCGCCCTGCAGTCGGCCAAGGACGCCGAGGAGGGCGGCCACGCCGTCACCGAGACCGTGTCCGCCATGAAGGAGATCGCGGAGAAGATCTCCATCATCGAGGAGATCGCCCGGCAGACCAACCTCCTGGCGCTGAACGCGGCCATCGAGGCGGCGCGCGCGGGCGAGCACGGCAAGGGCTTCGCCGTGGTCGCGGCCGAGGTGCGCAAGCTCGCCGAGCGCAGCGGCCAGGCCGCGGGCGAGATCAGCGAGCTCTCCGGCCGCAGCGTTGAGGTGGCCGAGAAGGCGGGCTCCATGCTCGTGAAGATGGTCCCGGACATCAAGCGCACCGCGGACCTCGTGCAGGAGATAGCCGCGGCAAGCGCGGAGCAGGACGCGGGCGCGGAGCAGATCAACAAGGCCGTGCAGCAGCTGGACAAGGTCGTGCAGCAGAACGCCTCGGGCGCCGAGGAGGTGGCCTCCACCTCCGAGGAGCTCTCCAGCCAGGCCGAGCAGCTGCAGGCCAGCATGGAGTTCTTCCACATCTCGGAGCAGACCGCGCGCCGCCCGGCCGCCCGGGCCCTGCCCGCCGCCCGCAAGGGCTCCTCCCCGGGGCGCGCCGCAGCACAGCCCTCCGCCTCCTCCGGCCGCAAGAATACCAAGGGGCTTCAGGGCGTCCGCCTCGAACTCGGCGAAGGCGACGACGACGACGGCTTCGAGCACTTCTAG